In a genomic window of Cytobacillus sp. FSL H8-0458:
- a CDS encoding beta-N-acetylglucosaminidase domain-containing protein, with protein MKKGFFLNLIIIFSVLFSTLSGFSAPVQADAETVKYQIYPNPHEIHYQDGQFDISNTINIVYESKIDSYTRKRVEEILASKNINFTTSSEMAADKTNFLVGVYQSKEYVDQYFESLQLSDDGLFAKLDANIVSVDKNVIAVLGKDTDSAFYGVTTVKHIFKQMKERTIQPLIIKDYADVKGRGFIEGYYGEPWSNEDRAELMTYGGEFKMNSYIYAPKDDPKHNGKWRDLYTTEELENISKLAEAGNASKTRFVYTLHPFMNNAIRFNSEENYQTDLNKIKEKFTQLLDAGVRKFGILADDAGVPSQGAQTYVRLMTDLTDWLIEQQAKYPGLVTDMIFCPNDYMGWGTSSQIQSLKQLPKSVSIVQTGGKVWGEVSNNFTQSFTNNAGRGPFLWINWPCTDNSKKHLIMGGNETFLQPNVNPENIEGIVLNPMQQSEASKSAIFANADYAWNIWDNADQAKKNWNDSFAYMDHLNINETPASNALRELSKHMINQNMDNRVAKLEESVELAPKLNEFKAALGKEQITEKAQALIKEFEVIRDAALTYKADPGNERTRDQIIYWLDSAVDTANAAIFLLNAEVAHEQGNKSEVWENYSQGQASFAASKNHPFRYIDHYEYAEVGVQHIVPFINTLLKDVSLKVQSIVNPDSNAARIITNRTDTPAGNLDNLLDNKLSTEVIFKNPNSISAGTYIGVLYEKPLTLNTVRFELGHAGNVNDTFTESKAQYTVDGDNWIDIEGALYGHVSKVELENLNLKARGIRLIATKDRTNTWLGIKDIVTNDTIYENETPQYQLMVPEHFKVYQGNAENLFDGNDSTFIWYNPSGLIKDTSVAGDYIGVDLQKVTDLDKVSFSVGRDNGDKWTEYQLEYSSDNVNYTLFKKYTGKASGMDKIEEDLTGIKARYVRLKNLKNVNVWIKFSEIRIELPKNSAEYTYTNNTNYKKIVSQHSLDNTSLAETANITLKPQEYLGVKLERIKELDDVKVNTTNDKLTLQASANEVEWKVPDEGTIARYVRLLNNTDEEITFDLNEFSVLSKEIYGPSFVGTDMGISSAYADSDSRNEGTLLAPFDKKFGTRAIFTDYQRKGQSITYSVGEPRIFNSLRVYNEENNINYIRDAKVQLSMDNENWTDVITLGDGVDNLAGGKADYSDMIADGYTHDSSNPGNYYYGNDNIGGIKAKFIRILFTANYLTRFAHINEFIINDGEYVKTENNPTYFADPIEEEGFGPNRLLDGDLTTAFRPNMTGETNGSLTYRLSEKTDVSVITIVQGSNSISKAAVSARVGKDEWVELGVLDKSLNTFYNPAYDHIFEIKLTWGNVQPVIYELNTSTNKELLPNRSVLKGLLSETLDEFQFTQETYKIYKTAYEKAKEVYNNTQATQSDLDTASEGLNAAKTQLILSIDLGKVYSATVSLTKEQAQLSKEYGIPLKIINDEIELLIPSAIVSKEGFELTKDRLKDINKAKSPAYDFTLLIDGKEIYKFEETINIIFTLDGRKVKNWKNLKVYHFNEQVKEWELVPGAVPRDSKVSVETSHFGTFTVLETPGDKAEPGTQIPKNKNKKD; from the coding sequence TTGAAAAAAGGTTTTTTCTTAAATCTAATTATCATATTTTCTGTACTTTTTAGTACTCTAAGTGGATTTTCAGCACCGGTGCAAGCTGATGCAGAAACAGTGAAATATCAAATTTATCCGAACCCTCACGAAATTCACTATCAAGATGGACAATTTGATATAAGTAATACGATTAATATTGTATATGAATCTAAAATTGATTCTTATACTAGAAAAAGAGTAGAAGAAATATTGGCGAGTAAAAATATTAATTTTACAACATCGAGTGAAATGGCTGCAGATAAAACGAACTTTTTAGTGGGTGTATACCAGTCAAAGGAATATGTAGATCAGTATTTTGAGTCACTTCAATTAAGTGATGATGGATTATTTGCAAAGTTAGATGCAAATATTGTTTCTGTTGATAAAAATGTTATCGCTGTACTTGGAAAAGATACCGATTCTGCGTTTTATGGAGTAACAACTGTAAAACATATTTTCAAGCAGATGAAGGAACGTACCATCCAGCCATTGATCATTAAAGATTATGCTGATGTTAAAGGCAGAGGTTTCATTGAAGGGTATTATGGAGAACCATGGTCAAATGAAGATCGTGCCGAATTAATGACCTATGGCGGAGAATTCAAAATGAATTCTTATATCTATGCACCAAAAGATGATCCTAAACATAATGGCAAGTGGAGAGATTTATATACAACAGAAGAGCTCGAGAACATTAGCAAACTGGCTGAAGCTGGTAATGCCAGTAAAACCAGATTCGTATATACGCTTCATCCATTCATGAATAATGCCATTCGTTTTAATTCCGAAGAAAATTATCAAACAGACTTAAATAAGATTAAAGAGAAATTCACCCAATTACTCGATGCAGGAGTTCGTAAATTTGGAATTCTTGCTGATGATGCGGGTGTTCCTTCACAAGGAGCCCAAACGTATGTGAGATTGATGACCGATTTGACCGATTGGTTAATTGAGCAGCAGGCAAAGTATCCCGGTTTAGTAACAGATATGATTTTCTGTCCAAATGATTATATGGGATGGGGAACAAGTTCTCAAATCCAGTCGTTAAAACAATTGCCAAAGTCTGTTAGTATTGTTCAAACCGGCGGCAAAGTTTGGGGAGAGGTTTCAAATAACTTTACACAATCATTTACGAATAATGCCGGCAGAGGACCATTCTTATGGATCAACTGGCCTTGTACGGATAACTCTAAAAAACACTTAATTATGGGTGGAAATGAAACTTTCCTACAGCCTAATGTTAACCCTGAAAATATTGAAGGGATTGTGTTAAATCCTATGCAGCAATCCGAAGCGAGCAAATCAGCTATTTTTGCTAATGCGGATTATGCATGGAATATTTGGGATAATGCAGATCAGGCAAAGAAGAATTGGAATGACTCGTTTGCTTATATGGATCACCTAAACATTAATGAAACTCCTGCTTCCAATGCACTAAGAGAGTTGTCCAAGCATATGATCAATCAAAATATGGATAACCGTGTAGCTAAATTAGAAGAATCAGTGGAATTGGCTCCGAAGCTAAATGAGTTTAAAGCAGCCTTAGGTAAAGAGCAAATTACCGAAAAAGCACAAGCGTTAATTAAAGAGTTCGAAGTTATCCGTGATGCAGCATTAACTTACAAAGCTGATCCAGGTAATGAAAGAACAAGAGATCAGATTATTTATTGGCTGGATAGTGCTGTGGACACTGCGAATGCAGCTATTTTCTTATTAAATGCAGAAGTTGCTCATGAACAGGGCAATAAGTCTGAAGTATGGGAAAACTACAGTCAAGGTCAAGCTTCTTTCGCTGCTTCAAAAAATCATCCTTTCCGATATATTGACCATTATGAATATGCGGAAGTAGGTGTGCAGCATATCGTACCATTTATCAATACATTATTAAAAGATGTATCGCTTAAGGTTCAATCCATTGTAAATCCTGATAGCAATGCAGCTAGAATTATTACAAATCGGACAGATACTCCTGCAGGTAACTTGGATAACCTGTTAGATAACAAACTGAGCACCGAAGTGATCTTTAAAAATCCTAACTCCATTTCAGCAGGCACATATATTGGAGTACTATATGAAAAACCTCTCACCCTTAATACAGTGCGCTTTGAATTAGGACATGCCGGCAATGTCAATGACACGTTTACAGAAAGCAAGGCACAATACACCGTTGATGGAGACAATTGGATTGATATTGAAGGTGCGCTGTATGGACATGTCAGTAAAGTAGAATTAGAGAATTTAAATCTAAAAGCTAGAGGCATTCGTTTAATCGCAACGAAAGATCGCACGAATACTTGGCTGGGGATTAAAGATATCGTTACTAACGATACTATATATGAAAATGAAACTCCACAATATCAGTTGATGGTTCCTGAACACTTTAAGGTGTATCAAGGAAACGCAGAAAATTTATTTGATGGGAATGACAGTACTTTTATCTGGTATAACCCTTCAGGATTAATTAAAGATACGTCTGTTGCTGGAGATTATATTGGTGTAGATTTACAAAAGGTCACTGATCTGGACAAAGTTTCTTTCTCTGTAGGCAGAGATAATGGTGACAAGTGGACAGAGTACCAGCTCGAATATTCATCTGATAACGTGAATTACACATTATTCAAGAAATATACAGGTAAAGCTTCAGGAATGGATAAAATTGAGGAAGATCTAACTGGTATTAAAGCCAGGTATGTCCGCCTGAAAAACCTGAAAAATGTCAACGTTTGGATTAAGTTCAGTGAAATTCGAATTGAGCTGCCAAAAAATTCTGCTGAGTATACCTATACAAATAACACAAACTATAAGAAAATTGTGTCCCAGCATTCACTAGATAATACAAGTTTAGCTGAGACAGCAAATATTACACTGAAGCCACAAGAATACTTAGGGGTAAAATTAGAACGTATCAAAGAACTAGATGATGTGAAGGTAAATACAACTAATGATAAATTAACCTTACAGGCCTCTGCAAATGAGGTAGAATGGAAAGTCCCTGATGAGGGAACCATTGCTCGATATGTAAGATTACTTAATAATACTGATGAAGAAATCACTTTTGACCTGAATGAATTTAGCGTTTTATCTAAGGAAATCTATGGACCAAGTTTTGTCGGAACGGATATGGGAATCTCTTCTGCCTATGCAGATAGTGATTCAAGAAATGAAGGCACGCTGCTGGCTCCGTTCGATAAAAAGTTCGGCACGAGAGCTATTTTTACTGACTACCAGAGAAAAGGACAGTCAATCACTTATTCAGTTGGGGAGCCTAGAATCTTTAATAGCCTGCGTGTTTATAATGAAGAAAATAATATTAATTATATCCGGGACGCTAAAGTACAATTGTCGATGGACAATGAAAATTGGACAGACGTCATTACATTAGGCGATGGTGTGGACAATCTTGCAGGTGGTAAAGCGGATTACTCAGATATGATTGCAGATGGCTACACACATGATTCTTCTAACCCAGGAAACTATTATTATGGAAATGATAATATAGGCGGCATTAAAGCCAAATTTATAAGAATTCTCTTTACAGCAAATTATTTAACAAGATTTGCTCATATTAATGAATTTATCATTAACGATGGCGAATATGTTAAAACTGAGAATAACCCAACCTATTTTGCAGATCCAATTGAGGAAGAGGGATTTGGTCCTAACCGTCTATTGGATGGTGATCTGACAACAGCATTTAGGCCAAATATGACTGGTGAAACAAATGGATCATTAACATACCGCCTTTCCGAAAAAACAGATGTATCAGTGATAACAATCGTGCAAGGTTCAAATTCTATTTCAAAAGCTGCCGTAAGTGCCAGAGTTGGTAAAGACGAATGGGTTGAACTGGGGGTCCTGGATAAAAGTTTAAATACATTCTATAATCCAGCCTATGATCATATTTTTGAAATTAAGTTGACTTGGGGAAATGTCCAACCAGTTATTTATGAGTTAAATACTTCAACCAATAAAGAATTGTTACCTAATCGTTCCGTTTTAAAAGGACTATTATCAGAAACACTCGATGAATTTCAATTTACACAGGAGACCTATAAGATCTATAAAACAGCTTATGAAAAGGCAAAGGAAGTGTACAACAATACCCAAGCTACTCAATCTGATTTAGATACTGCAAGTGAGGGTCTTAATGCTGCTAAAACTCAACTTATCCTTTCAATCGACCTTGGAAAAGTATATTCTGCAACAGTGTCATTAACAAAAGAACAAGCACAGCTCTCGAAGGAATATGGGATTCCTTTAAAAATAATTAATGATGAGATCGAACTTTTAATCCCATCTGCCATTGTCTCTAAGGAAGGTTTTGAGCTGACCAAAGACCGTTTGAAAGATATAAATAAAGCGAAAAGCCCCGCTTACGACTTTACATTATTAATTGATGGAAAGGAAATTTATAAATTTGAAGAAACAATTAATATTATATTCACTCTAGATGGCAGGAAAGTAAAAAACTGGAAAAATTTGAAAGTTTATCACTTTAATGAGCAAGTAAAAGAATGGGAACTGGTACCTGGCGCTGTTCCCCGTGATAGTAAGGTTTCAGTGGAAACCAGCCACTTTGGTACGTTTACTGTATTAG
- a CDS encoding glycoside hydrolase family 2 TIM barrel-domain containing protein, whose protein sequence is MVQKMKHDWENVSVLERGRLNERAYFFSYADKLSALTYDRGLSKGFKLLTGMWKFNYAENPSQAPSLFYQDDFDASDWDDLMVPSNWQMNGYGKPHYTNVQYPFPIDPPRVSTENPTGSYRRSFYIPAEWLQQEIILRFEGVDSAFHIWVNGREVGYSQGSRLPSEFDVSSYIREGYNTIAVRVYQWSDGSYLEDQDMWWLSGIFRDVYLFARDKIHIQDFFVITDLDENYENAILTLTTLIENRSQLPLENYQLEYCLLDQKGDTILAESQQVALSNGKNVKVNFKTAVKNPEKWSAEHPYLYHLLITLKDGDGKTIEIVPNKTGFRSIEQKNGVFLVNGVAIKLKGVNRHDWHPDFGRAVPLAAMEQDVLLMKQHNINAVRTAHYPNDPKFYDLCDVFGLYVIDETDLETHGVEHIGSANLLSNDPEWEEAYVDRAKRMVARDKNHPSIIMWSLGNESGFGCNHVSMGRWIKENDPTRLVHYEGESADILREDDNNPNRDPSVSDVHTSMYTSLEILEQWGKRTDLQKPHILCEYAHAMGNGPGEIKEYWDLIYKYRRLQGGFVWEWCDHGIRQFTEEGEEYFAYGGDFGDSPNDCNFVIDGLVRPDRTPSPGLAEYKKVIEPVHVEAVDLETGEVRITNRYDFISLEHLNLSWSIEADGKPIDQGVMSVPSTEPGENTQLFIPFQLAPNIKPNTDYWLNLQFTLAADMLWAKAGYEIAWAQFELPVKSTCLNEAGKPLFAPLECMEDDNNLMIKGEDFTIEFHLVYGTIDSWTYQGLPILKDGPKMHFWRALIDNDHRSAISWKQFGLHWLQHRVDAVEWKQTEDKERVVITSIVRIAPPILAWGIRAVYTYTIYNSGEVSIEVDGTIQGNGPETMPRIGLQMKLPVYLDNVTWYGRGPGEAYSDSKQANRIGVYAKKVQELFTPYIYPQENGNRHEVRWVSVTNGNGIGFVSAGKPSLDFSTHYYTTENLDQAQHTYDLLNQEEITFHLDYGQHGLGSASCGPDLTRPYHLNCKDFRFNVILKSFSTAESSPIEIGKSLCFPL, encoded by the coding sequence TTCCATCTAACTGGCAGATGAATGGATATGGAAAACCGCATTATACTAATGTTCAGTACCCATTTCCAATAGACCCGCCGCGAGTATCTACTGAAAATCCAACAGGTTCCTATAGAAGGAGTTTTTATATACCGGCAGAATGGCTGCAGCAAGAGATTATCCTGCGTTTTGAGGGTGTGGACAGCGCCTTCCATATTTGGGTGAATGGCAGGGAGGTTGGTTACAGCCAAGGAAGCCGTTTACCGTCCGAATTTGATGTCTCGTCCTATATTCGTGAAGGCTATAATACAATAGCCGTCAGGGTATATCAGTGGTCTGACGGCAGTTATTTAGAAGACCAGGATATGTGGTGGTTAAGCGGCATTTTCCGTGATGTGTATCTATTTGCAAGAGACAAAATTCATATTCAAGACTTTTTTGTTATTACCGATCTTGATGAAAACTATGAAAATGCCATTCTTACACTAACTACCTTGATTGAAAATAGAAGTCAACTGCCTTTAGAAAACTATCAGCTTGAATACTGCCTGCTCGATCAAAAAGGAGACACAATTTTGGCGGAATCACAACAGGTGGCCCTTTCTAACGGAAAAAACGTTAAGGTTAATTTCAAAACAGCTGTGAAAAATCCTGAAAAGTGGTCTGCTGAACATCCATATTTATATCATTTGCTGATTACATTAAAAGATGGGGATGGGAAGACTATAGAAATAGTGCCTAACAAAACTGGATTTAGGTCCATTGAGCAAAAAAATGGTGTTTTCCTTGTAAATGGCGTCGCCATCAAGCTAAAAGGTGTCAACCGTCATGACTGGCATCCGGATTTTGGCCGTGCTGTACCGCTTGCTGCCATGGAGCAGGACGTTCTTTTAATGAAACAGCATAACATAAATGCTGTCAGAACAGCCCATTATCCAAATGATCCAAAGTTTTATGACCTTTGTGATGTGTTTGGCCTATATGTCATTGATGAAACAGACTTGGAAACCCACGGGGTCGAACATATCGGTTCAGCTAATCTGTTAAGCAATGATCCAGAATGGGAAGAAGCGTATGTAGATAGGGCAAAAAGGATGGTGGCCCGTGATAAGAATCATCCATCAATTATTATGTGGTCATTAGGAAATGAATCAGGGTTTGGCTGCAACCATGTTTCGATGGGGAGATGGATTAAAGAAAATGACCCAACGCGTCTCGTTCACTACGAAGGGGAGTCGGCGGACATCTTGCGGGAGGACGATAATAATCCTAACCGAGACCCATCCGTTTCTGATGTACATACATCCATGTATACATCTTTAGAAATCCTGGAACAATGGGGAAAAAGAACCGACTTACAGAAGCCCCATATTCTTTGTGAATATGCCCATGCAATGGGAAATGGTCCTGGGGAGATAAAGGAATATTGGGACCTTATTTATAAATACAGGCGATTGCAGGGGGGCTTTGTCTGGGAGTGGTGTGATCATGGTATCCGTCAATTTACAGAAGAGGGTGAGGAATACTTTGCCTACGGCGGTGATTTCGGTGATAGTCCGAATGACTGCAACTTTGTTATTGATGGACTCGTTAGGCCAGACCGAACGCCTTCCCCGGGTTTGGCAGAATATAAGAAAGTGATTGAACCGGTTCATGTTGAAGCAGTGGATTTAGAAACGGGAGAAGTGAGGATCACCAATCGTTATGATTTTATATCATTAGAACATTTGAACCTATCATGGTCAATTGAGGCAGATGGTAAGCCGATAGACCAAGGTGTAATGTCGGTACCATCTACAGAACCAGGTGAAAATACACAGCTTTTTATTCCATTTCAGCTTGCTCCCAATATTAAACCCAATACGGATTATTGGCTAAACCTCCAATTTACACTTGCTGCAGATATGCTATGGGCGAAAGCAGGCTATGAAATAGCGTGGGCACAGTTTGAATTGCCTGTTAAAAGTACTTGTCTTAATGAAGCAGGCAAGCCGCTTTTTGCTCCGCTGGAATGCATGGAGGATGATAACAATTTAATGATTAAGGGTGAAGATTTCACGATTGAATTTCATCTTGTTTACGGAACGATAGATTCATGGACCTATCAGGGGCTCCCGATTCTAAAGGATGGTCCGAAGATGCACTTCTGGCGTGCATTAATCGATAATGATCACCGCTCCGCTATCAGCTGGAAGCAATTTGGTTTGCACTGGCTGCAGCACCGTGTAGATGCTGTAGAGTGGAAGCAAACAGAAGACAAAGAAAGGGTAGTGATTACATCAATCGTACGTATTGCTCCGCCAATCCTTGCTTGGGGAATTCGCGCGGTCTACACGTATACTATTTATAACAGCGGTGAGGTATCTATAGAAGTAGATGGCACAATACAAGGAAATGGACCGGAGACAATGCCTCGGATTGGTCTGCAAATGAAGCTTCCGGTGTATCTTGATAATGTGACTTGGTATGGTCGAGGTCCTGGAGAAGCCTATAGTGACAGCAAACAGGCAAACCGGATTGGTGTATATGCTAAGAAAGTACAGGAGCTTTTTACTCCTTATATCTACCCGCAGGAAAATGGCAATCGGCATGAGGTTCGGTGGGTATCTGTTACAAACGGCAACGGCATAGGATTTGTATCTGCAGGCAAGCCATCTCTTGATTTCAGCACACATTATTATACAACAGAAAATCTGGATCAAGCCCAGCATACGTACGATTTACTAAACCAAGAGGAAATTACCTTTCACCTTGATTACGGACAACATGGACTTGGGTCTGCCAGCTGTGGCCCGGATTTAACGAGACCCTATCACCTGAATTGTAAGGACTTCCGATTCAATGTAATTTTAAAATCATTTTCGACTGCAGAAAGTTCGCCAATAGAAATTGGAAAATCATTATGCTTTCCTTTGTAA
- a CDS encoding PRD domain-containing protein → MKIKKILNNNAVVVKDGETEKIAIGTGIAFNKGKNDIIKQQEIEKLFVMEESSKLQQLILRIPENHFEISEEIISYAEEKLGMKLSDHIHIVLTDHLSFAIEREQEGIHLQNKLLQEIKVLYQVEFEIGMWAIQHIKKRFEIEMPIDEAGYIALYIHTAKPKSGDMQTTVRQTAIISDLIQTITKFLNITIDQDDISYQRLIIHLRYSISRIKHFELHTMDEEMLEMIKKKFPISYQCSKEVVKVLKDTYEMGIPDSEIGFISLHIERLKQRWKK, encoded by the coding sequence TTGAAAATAAAAAAAATATTAAATAACAACGCGGTAGTAGTTAAAGATGGAGAAACCGAGAAAATAGCGATTGGAACAGGCATCGCCTTTAATAAGGGGAAAAATGATATTATCAAGCAACAAGAAATTGAAAAGCTTTTTGTAATGGAGGAATCGAGTAAGCTGCAGCAACTGATATTGAGGATTCCTGAAAATCATTTCGAAATATCAGAGGAAATCATTTCCTATGCAGAAGAAAAGCTGGGGATGAAATTAAGTGACCATATCCATATTGTCCTTACTGATCATTTATCCTTTGCAATTGAAAGGGAGCAAGAAGGAATTCATTTGCAGAATAAGCTTCTCCAAGAAATTAAAGTACTCTATCAAGTTGAATTTGAAATTGGTATGTGGGCTATTCAACATATTAAAAAGAGATTTGAAATTGAAATGCCGATAGATGAAGCGGGCTATATTGCACTTTATATTCATACAGCGAAACCAAAAAGTGGAGATATGCAGACAACAGTAAGGCAGACAGCTATTATCAGTGATCTTATCCAAACAATAACAAAATTTTTGAATATTACAATAGATCAAGATGATATTTCTTATCAACGTTTAATTATACATCTTCGTTACTCCATCTCAAGAATAAAGCATTTTGAACTCCATACTATGGATGAAGAAATGCTAGAAATGATTAAAAAGAAGTTTCCGATTTCCTATCAATGCTCTAAGGAAGTAGTCAAAGTATTAAAAGACACCTATGAAATGGGAATTCCAGACTCAGAGATTGGATTTATATCGCTCCATATTGAAAGATTAAAACAACGATGGAAGAAATAA
- the nagE gene encoding N-acetylglucosamine-specific PTS transporter subunit IIBC: protein MMQYLQKIGRSLMLPVAVLPAAAILMGIGYWIDPSGWGAGNPVAAFLIKAGSSIIDNMSILFAVGVALGMSKNKDGSAALSGLVAYLVVTTLLSTDSVAMLQGVDPENVNAAFEKIGNQFIGILSGILASIMYNRFSHVQLPAALAFFSGKRLVPIMAAVSMLLVSVVLFFAWPVIFTGLVSFGTAISKLEFIGAGLYGFFNRLLIPIGLHHALNSVFWFDVAGINDIGNFWAGTGTKGVTGMYQAGFFPIMMFGLPAAALAMYHTARTKRKKQAASLMLAAGFASFFTGVTEPLEFSFMFLAPALYVVHAALTGISLAVAAFFNWTAGFGFSAGLVDFVLSSRLPLANQPYMLLLQGLVVAVIYYVLFRFLIIKFNLSTPGRENDKVEGGALDTESNDQAPAGNKFAVIAAKIYDALGGDANVTSVDNCVTRLRIEVKDMKAVDQKRIKDTGVPGINVVGKHSIQVIVGTEVQFIADEIEKIRNK, encoded by the coding sequence ATGATGCAATATTTACAGAAAATAGGCCGCTCATTGATGCTGCCAGTAGCAGTACTGCCGGCTGCAGCTATTTTAATGGGAATTGGTTATTGGATAGATCCTTCAGGCTGGGGTGCTGGAAATCCTGTAGCTGCATTTTTAATCAAGGCAGGATCTTCTATTATTGATAATATGTCCATTTTATTTGCGGTTGGGGTAGCACTGGGAATGTCCAAAAATAAAGACGGTTCTGCTGCATTGAGTGGATTAGTTGCCTATCTAGTAGTGACAACTTTACTTTCAACAGATTCAGTAGCGATGCTGCAAGGGGTGGATCCGGAAAATGTAAATGCAGCCTTTGAAAAAATAGGAAATCAATTTATTGGGATACTTTCTGGGATTCTAGCATCCATTATGTATAATCGCTTTAGTCATGTACAATTACCGGCTGCATTAGCTTTCTTTAGCGGTAAACGACTAGTTCCAATTATGGCAGCTGTTTCAATGCTGCTAGTTTCAGTTGTATTGTTCTTTGCTTGGCCAGTAATTTTTACAGGATTAGTTTCATTTGGTACAGCGATTAGTAAATTAGAGTTTATTGGTGCAGGATTATATGGATTCTTTAACCGTTTATTAATCCCAATAGGATTACACCATGCTTTAAACTCAGTGTTCTGGTTTGATGTAGCTGGAATCAATGATATTGGTAATTTTTGGGCGGGTACTGGAACAAAAGGTGTTACAGGTATGTATCAGGCAGGATTCTTCCCAATCATGATGTTTGGTTTACCAGCAGCAGCACTTGCGATGTATCATACAGCAAGAACGAAAAGAAAAAAGCAAGCGGCATCTTTGATGTTAGCTGCAGGTTTTGCTTCATTCTTCACTGGGGTTACAGAACCTCTTGAATTTTCGTTCATGTTTTTAGCTCCTGCTCTTTATGTGGTTCATGCTGCCTTAACAGGTATTTCATTAGCTGTAGCAGCGTTTTTCAATTGGACAGCAGGGTTTGGCTTTAGTGCAGGATTAGTAGACTTTGTTTTAAGTTCAAGGCTGCCTTTGGCTAATCAACCATATATGCTGCTTCTCCAAGGTCTTGTAGTTGCTGTTATTTATTATGTACTATTCCGATTCTTGATTATTAAATTTAATCTATCAACTCCTGGCAGGGAGAATGACAAGGTTGAAGGTGGAGCATTGGACACGGAAAGTAACGATCAAGCACCAGCAGGTAATAAATTCGCTGTCATTGCAGCTAAGATTTATGATGCCTTAGGTGGGGATGCTAATGTGACTTCAGTTGACAATTGCGTAACACGCTTAAGAATTGAAGTAAAAGACATGAAGGCAGTCGACCAGAAAAGGATTAAAGATACAGGTGTACCTGGAATTAATGTCGTTGGAAAGCATAGCATTCAAGTGATTGTTGGAACGGAAGTCCAATTTATAGCAGATGAAATTGAAAAAATCCGTAATAAATAA